In one window of Methanolobus mangrovi DNA:
- the dnaJ gene encoding molecular chaperone DnaJ, which yields MSTTRDYYEILGLSKDATESEIKKAYRKLAMQYHPDKNKDDDAEEKFKEISEAYAVLSDTEKREQYDRFGHAGIDGRYSQEDIFRNADFGGFEDLGDIFGSIFGGGFGGFGGFGGGQRRQGPSRGSDLRYDLSITLEQAATGVDTTINVPRAENCETCSGTGAKAGTTPKVCSTCRGSGQVTQARNTPFGRFMSTSTCNACHGQGEIIEEPCPACKGTGKIKKVRKISVKVPKGADNGIRLKIRGEGEEGSPGAPSGDLYVVIHVEPHDKFQRIGNDILYEQPISFSMAALGGDVMVPTLHGKVKMNIKAGTQTHSILRLKGKGMPHLHGHSHGDQLVKLIVKTPTKLTGEQKELLQKFQQLEGGADIKNPKGGKGIFGKMKGAFEAGI from the coding sequence ATGTCCACAACACGCGATTATTACGAAATATTAGGTTTATCCAAGGACGCTACAGAGTCCGAGATAAAAAAAGCTTACCGAAAGCTTGCAATGCAATATCATCCGGACAAGAACAAGGACGATGATGCTGAAGAAAAGTTCAAGGAAATATCAGAAGCGTACGCTGTTCTTTCCGATACTGAGAAAAGAGAGCAGTATGACAGGTTCGGCCATGCTGGTATTGATGGTCGTTATAGCCAGGAAGATATTTTCAGGAATGCGGACTTCGGTGGATTTGAAGATCTTGGGGACATATTTGGAAGCATATTCGGCGGCGGTTTCGGTGGTTTTGGCGGATTTGGTGGTGGACAGAGAAGACAGGGTCCGTCCAGGGGTTCAGACCTGCGTTATGATCTGAGCATTACTCTCGAACAGGCAGCAACGGGTGTTGACACTACTATTAATGTTCCACGGGCTGAGAACTGTGAAACCTGTAGTGGTACCGGCGCAAAAGCAGGTACAACTCCGAAAGTATGTTCAACATGTCGTGGCTCTGGGCAGGTTACACAGGCACGTAATACTCCATTTGGAAGATTCATGTCTACAAGTACATGTAATGCATGTCATGGGCAGGGTGAGATAATTGAAGAGCCATGTCCTGCATGTAAGGGTACTGGCAAGATCAAGAAGGTCCGCAAGATATCTGTTAAAGTGCCAAAAGGTGCTGACAACGGAATTCGTCTCAAGATAAGGGGCGAAGGTGAAGAAGGAAGTCCGGGAGCACCATCCGGAGACCTATATGTGGTTATCCATGTAGAGCCACATGATAAATTCCAGCGTATCGGTAATGATATTCTCTATGAGCAGCCCATATCTTTCTCAATGGCAGCACTTGGCGGAGATGTGATGGTTCCGACACTCCATGGAAAAGTAAAAATGAATATCAAAGCCGGAACCCAGACACATTCTATACTGCGTCTGAAGGGTAAAGGAATGCCTCATCTTCATGGTCATTCGCATGGGGATCAGCTTGTCAAGTTAATTGTCAAGACGCCTACCAAGCTTACTGGTGAGCAAAAAGAACTGCTCCAGAAATTCCAGCAGCTTGAAGGCGGGGCTGATATAAAAAATCCTAAAGGCGGCAAGGGTATCTTTGGAAAGATGAAAGGTGCTTTTGAAGCTGGAATATAG
- a CDS encoding elongation factor 1-beta produces the protein MGEVAATIKIMPVDVDTNLEELKDRLIASLPEGAEYGTHEEEPIAFGLKAIKMIVIVGDLEGGTESVEQAFAAVEGVESVTVTEVGRPV, from the coding sequence ATGGGAGAAGTCGCAGCAACTATTAAAATTATGCCTGTAGATGTCGATACAAACCTCGAAGAACTTAAAGACAGACTTATCGCATCACTTCCTGAAGGCGCAGAATACGGCACCCACGAGGAAGAGCCTATCGCATTCGGACTTAAGGCTATCAAAATGATCGTAATAGTAGGTGACCTTGAAGGTGGCACTGAATCCGTAGAGCAGGCTTTTGCAGCAGTTGAAGGTGTTGAGAGCGTAACAGTGACAGAAGTCGGAAGACCTGTCTAA
- a CDS encoding zinc finger domain-containing protein — translation MANKVDTCTTCNKSLVETGYVRFPCPVCGNELGRCISCRQQSNPYKCPKCGFSGA, via the coding sequence ATGGCAAATAAAGTCGATACTTGTACCACATGCAACAAGAGCCTTGTGGAAACCGGCTATGTACGCTTCCCATGCCCTGTTTGTGGCAACGAGCTTGGAAGATGTATAAGCTGCAGGCAGCAGAGCAACCCGTATAAATGTCCAAAATGCGGATTTTCAGGAGCATAA
- a CDS encoding heat-shock protein has product MNMDLNTENPFVQALAVSTTMAVFMVGVAFGLMSMAKSGSTPVPMYVMLLIFAVIFIAGSVYFESRGADYMGSLVGGSIVSLTATFSATAFFSGIKYAIEGGVAEMGLDEIISALALCMIASMLLIRVLQHKFKDSF; this is encoded by the coding sequence ATGAATATGGATTTAAATACTGAAAACCCATTTGTGCAGGCACTTGCAGTTTCTACTACAATGGCAGTTTTTATGGTTGGTGTAGCCTTTGGGCTCATGAGTATGGCAAAGAGTGGTTCTACTCCGGTTCCGATGTATGTGATGCTTCTTATCTTTGCGGTCATCTTCATAGCAGGCTCTGTTTACTTTGAGTCACGTGGTGCAGATTATATGGGTTCTCTTGTAGGGGGCTCTATAGTATCTTTGACTGCAACATTCTCAGCAACAGCCTTTTTCAGTGGTATAAAGTATGCTATTGAAGGTGGTGTCGCTGAAATGGGGCTGGATGAGATCATTTCCGCACTTGCATTGTGTATGATAGCCAGCATGTTACTGATACGTGTTTTACAGCACAAATTCAAAGATTCATTTTGA
- a CDS encoding hydantoinase/oxoprolinase family protein, which produces MKIIGIDIGGANTKIASADGEIIELHYIPLWKDTTLPTSLEDIAEELQPDKVSVVMTGELADCFEDKLQGIDFIMRSVNDAFDCEVKYINCEGCFNEGTENLRDLAAANWAASSRLIGSEIGDCIFVDVGSTTSDIIPIKNGKHVAGLTDFSRLVRSELFYAGTLRTNLAYLLEKVNVAGGESHIASELFSTTADAYLLLGDISENLYTCETADGAGKSKTDAMRRLARVVCADLTEISADEIYHIAQQVKERQVTLLTQAISVVAERNGLDRIVSAGLGEFLIKEAAERLGFECISVATRWGPDISKVFPAYAAAKIMEEEVNASRKE; this is translated from the coding sequence ATGAAAATAATCGGAATCGATATTGGCGGTGCTAATACAAAAATTGCATCAGCCGACGGTGAAATAATAGAATTGCATTACATACCACTATGGAAAGATACAACATTGCCCACTTCGCTGGAAGATATTGCAGAGGAGTTGCAACCTGATAAAGTTAGTGTGGTAATGACAGGTGAGCTTGCGGATTGTTTTGAAGACAAACTGCAGGGCATTGATTTTATCATGCGCTCTGTTAATGATGCTTTTGATTGCGAAGTGAAGTACATAAATTGTGAAGGATGCTTCAACGAAGGAACGGAAAACCTGCGTGACCTTGCTGCAGCAAACTGGGCAGCATCCTCCAGACTAATAGGTTCTGAAATAGGAGATTGTATCTTTGTAGATGTAGGAAGTACGACCAGTGATATAATACCTATCAAAAATGGAAAACATGTAGCAGGACTTACGGATTTCTCAAGGCTTGTTCGCAGTGAACTGTTCTATGCAGGAACACTCAGAACAAATCTTGCATACTTGCTTGAAAAAGTAAACGTTGCAGGCGGAGAGTCCCATATAGCATCCGAACTGTTCTCGACTACTGCAGATGCATACTTACTGTTAGGAGACATCTCAGAGAATCTATACACTTGTGAAACAGCCGATGGTGCAGGTAAAAGCAAGACAGATGCCATGAGAAGATTGGCACGTGTCGTATGCGCAGACCTGACAGAGATCTCTGCAGATGAGATATACCATATCGCTCAACAGGTCAAGGAAAGACAAGTGACCCTTCTGACCCAGGCCATATCAGTGGTTGCTGAACGAAATGGTCTTGACAGGATAGTCTCTGCTGGTCTTGGAGAGTTTCTCATAAAGGAAGCTGCAGAAAGACTCGGATTCGAATGCATTTCTGTTGCCACCAGATGGGGACCTGATATTTCAAAGGTATTCCCTGCATATGCTGCGGCGAAGATCATGGAAGAGGAAGTGAATGCTTCAAGAAAAGAATAA
- a CDS encoding amino acid kinase family protein — MRVVVKLGGSLMKYSPSIIDSLQKHLERNNGNDYSILIVPGGGLFADSIRTICEKFEIGDDAAHWMAILSMEQYAHYIVDKTGVNSIESITDIPNGVSVLLPYRILKESDKLPHSWNITSDTIGAWIARETGSRFVKVTDVDGVIADDIVQKWMTAKELSRMGITCIDSSLPAFLMENMMDCVVVNGIYPERVIDAVIGKNVIGTHIKGNI, encoded by the coding sequence ATGAGGGTTGTCGTTAAACTTGGAGGGAGTCTTATGAAGTATTCACCTTCTATTATTGATTCCCTTCAGAAACATTTGGAAAGGAACAATGGCAACGATTATTCTATACTAATCGTTCCTGGCGGCGGGCTCTTTGCAGACTCTATCCGGACAATTTGCGAAAAGTTTGAGATCGGAGATGATGCAGCTCACTGGATGGCCATCCTTTCAATGGAACAATATGCCCATTATATTGTTGATAAGACAGGAGTAAACTCAATCGAAAGTATCACAGATATCCCCAATGGTGTTTCTGTGCTCTTACCTTACAGGATACTCAAGGAAAGCGATAAGCTCCCACATTCATGGAACATTACATCGGACACAATAGGAGCATGGATTGCCAGAGAGACAGGATCACGCTTTGTAAAGGTAACCGATGTTGATGGAGTCATTGCAGATGACATCGTTCAGAAATGGATGACAGCCAAGGAGCTTTCAAGGATGGGAATTACATGCATTGACAGTTCACTGCCAGCATTTCTGATGGAAAACATGATGGATTGTGTCGTTGTCAATGGAATCTACCCGGAAAGAGTTATTGATGCTGTTATCGGAAAGAATGTAATCGGGACTCATATCAAGGGGAATATTTAA
- a CDS encoding ATP-grasp domain-containing protein, with amino-acid sequence MKILLAEYAMGIGLGGTLLLEGRAMLSTLTDSFTQLGHEVTYLTAGSKLKNGTAIISDENTFKSALENAAKNNDAGLVIGPDELLGNLTEIIESGTVNLGCSAKSVRLCADKLMCTQVLDSNSINTPKIVNEGHEGRYVIKPRFGCASEGVRMTFPEKMEAEKEEYIATEYIEGEHLSVSLVCGQSVLPLSLNKQLIEIIEDNEDTIFDYKGNQVPYRTDYEDEVFQIAKRTVETLGCNGYVGIDIVYGDRPYVIDVNPRPTTAIFGLVKTLKGEIGELLLMNMFGKLPDSVILEGECSFTKDDIEDII; translated from the coding sequence ATGAAAATACTGCTTGCTGAATATGCAATGGGAATAGGACTGGGAGGCACACTGTTACTGGAAGGGAGAGCTATGCTTAGCACCCTTACTGACAGTTTCACCCAACTTGGACATGAAGTAACCTACCTCACTGCAGGAAGCAAGCTAAAAAATGGAACTGCAATCATATCTGATGAAAACACATTCAAATCCGCACTTGAGAATGCTGCAAAGAATAATGATGCAGGTCTTGTAATCGGACCTGATGAGCTTCTCGGAAACCTGACAGAGATTATAGAATCAGGCACTGTTAACCTTGGATGTTCAGCAAAGTCTGTACGACTATGTGCAGATAAACTGATGTGTACACAAGTCCTTGACTCTAATTCCATAAATACACCAAAAATAGTCAATGAAGGACACGAAGGAAGATATGTCATCAAACCAAGGTTTGGATGTGCATCCGAAGGAGTAAGGATGACCTTCCCGGAAAAAATGGAAGCTGAGAAAGAGGAATACATCGCAACCGAATACATAGAAGGTGAACACCTAAGTGTAAGCCTGGTGTGCGGACAGAGTGTGCTCCCACTAAGCCTTAACAAACAACTTATCGAAATAATAGAAGATAATGAGGATACAATCTTCGATTATAAAGGAAATCAGGTACCATACAGAACAGACTATGAAGATGAAGTATTCCAGATTGCAAAAAGAACTGTTGAAACGCTTGGATGTAATGGATACGTAGGAATTGACATTGTCTATGGAGACAGACCCTATGTTATTGATGTTAATCCCCGCCCCACAACTGCGATCTTTGGCCTGGTAAAGACCCTTAAAGGCGAAATTGGAGAACTTTTGCTAATGAACATGTTTGGAAAACTTCCCGACTCAGTGATCCTTGAGGGGGAGTGTTCTTTCACAAAAGATGACATTGAGGACATCATATGA
- a CDS encoding MTH865 family protein → MSVKEDIHSQIIDGLADATFPIETPEKLLAAFPAGADTTCKSGDVSVTAGEAGGLLKETDFPFKSAKEIADVIVERAGL, encoded by the coding sequence ATGAGCGTAAAAGAAGACATTCACAGCCAGATAATTGACGGACTTGCAGATGCGACTTTCCCTATCGAGACCCCTGAAAAACTGCTCGCAGCTTTCCCTGCAGGAGCAGATACCACATGTAAATCAGGTGATGTATCGGTTACCGCCGGAGAAGCAGGTGGATTACTCAAGGAAACTGATTTCCCATTCAAGAGTGCAAAAGAAATAGCAGACGTTATTGTTGAAAGGGCGGGACTCTAA
- the grpE gene encoding nucleotide exchange factor GrpE, whose product MADGPENCEDLDSTQVDEGNVKESPSEDEAVELRDKLLRLTAEFDNFRKRSIREKEEYRKFAIEQMVIELLEVYDNFERALESAKQTDDISSVIKGVEMVFKQFAGILEKQGLQKIECKGAEFDPYLHEAMMHVDHPDHDDNTVVDVCKPGYYLHSKVIRPAMVTVSKKSDK is encoded by the coding sequence ATGGCTGATGGACCAGAAAATTGTGAAGATTTAGATTCGACGCAAGTTGATGAAGGCAATGTTAAAGAAAGTCCTTCTGAGGATGAAGCTGTAGAACTCAGGGATAAACTTCTGCGCCTTACAGCAGAATTTGATAATTTCCGAAAGAGAAGTATTCGGGAAAAAGAAGAATATCGTAAGTTTGCAATTGAACAGATGGTCATAGAGCTCCTCGAGGTTTATGATAACTTTGAACGCGCACTGGAATCTGCAAAGCAGACCGATGATATCTCATCCGTCATTAAAGGTGTTGAGATGGTCTTCAAGCAGTTTGCTGGAATACTTGAGAAGCAAGGTCTTCAAAAGATAGAATGCAAAGGTGCTGAATTTGACCCTTACCTGCACGAAGCAATGATGCATGTTGATCATCCGGATCACGATGACAACACCGTGGTCGATGTCTGCAAACCCGGCTATTATCTACATTCAAAAGTGATAAGGCCTGCAATGGTAACGGTTTCAAAGAAATCAGATAAGTGA
- the dnaK gene encoding molecular chaperone DnaK: MGKILGIDLGTTNSCMAVIEGGEPTIIPNAEGGRTTPSVVGFSKKGEKLVGQVAKRQLITNSENSVSSIKRHIGESDYRVKLIDKDYSPQEISAMILRKLKEDAEAYLGETITQAVITVPAYFNDSQRQATKDAGTIAGLEVMRIINEPTAAALAYGLDRDDEDHKILIYDLGGGTFDVSILELGGGVFEVLSTSGDTHLGGDDFDQRIVDYLVEEFKRNEGIDLSKDRAALQRLKDAAEKAKIELSGVATTNVNLPFITADANGQPKHIDIDLTRAQFEKMTSDLLDRTMVSVNQAMKDAKLSAKDIDRVLLVGGSTRMPAVSEAVKKATEKDPYKNINPDEAVAVGAAVQAGVLGGEVHDVLLLDVTPLTLGIETLGGVSTPLIERNTTIPTKKSQVFSTAADSQPSVEIHVLQGERGIASGNKTLGRFTLDGIPPAPRGIPQIEVTFDIDANGILHVNAKDKGTGKEQSISIQKPGGLSDEEIDQMVKDAELHAEEDKKRKEEVEVKNEAESLVNAAEKTLKEADDIATAEQKSKIEATIADLKAALESGDIEDIKSKTEALQTAVYDVSAAMYQKAQEEAAAAASTSEGSEPSAGSGEETIVDADYEVVDDDK; encoded by the coding sequence ATGGGAAAAATATTGGGAATTGATTTGGGAACTACAAATTCCTGTATGGCTGTTATCGAGGGAGGAGAACCTACTATTATCCCTAATGCTGAGGGAGGAAGGACTACACCTTCAGTTGTAGGTTTCTCAAAGAAGGGCGAGAAACTGGTTGGACAGGTTGCCAAGAGGCAGCTCATTACCAATTCAGAGAACAGTGTCAGCTCTATAAAAAGACATATCGGAGAGTCTGATTACCGCGTAAAGTTAATTGATAAAGATTATTCTCCTCAGGAAATATCTGCAATGATCCTTCGTAAGTTGAAGGAAGATGCCGAGGCTTACCTTGGAGAAACAATCACACAGGCAGTAATCACTGTTCCTGCTTATTTCAATGACTCTCAGAGGCAGGCTACAAAGGATGCAGGTACTATTGCCGGTCTTGAAGTAATGAGGATTATTAATGAGCCTACTGCAGCAGCTCTTGCATATGGTCTTGACAGGGATGACGAAGATCACAAGATTCTTATCTACGACCTTGGAGGCGGTACTTTTGATGTATCCATCCTTGAGCTTGGCGGGGGAGTATTTGAGGTTCTTTCAACCAGTGGAGATACTCACCTTGGTGGAGATGACTTTGACCAGAGAATTGTAGACTACCTCGTTGAAGAGTTCAAGAGGAACGAAGGTATCGATTTGTCCAAGGACAGGGCAGCACTGCAGCGTTTGAAGGATGCAGCTGAGAAGGCAAAGATCGAGCTTTCAGGTGTAGCTACCACCAACGTCAATCTGCCATTCATCACCGCAGATGCCAATGGACAGCCAAAGCACATTGATATCGATCTTACAAGAGCACAGTTTGAGAAGATGACATCTGATCTCCTTGACAGGACCATGGTATCTGTCAACCAGGCAATGAAAGATGCAAAACTCAGTGCAAAGGACATTGACAGGGTACTTCTTGTGGGAGGTTCTACGAGGATGCCTGCTGTTTCAGAAGCTGTAAAGAAGGCAACGGAAAAGGACCCATACAAGAACATCAATCCTGATGAGGCTGTAGCAGTTGGTGCAGCAGTGCAGGCAGGTGTCCTTGGAGGAGAAGTTCATGATGTACTTCTTCTTGATGTTACTCCATTGACCCTTGGTATCGAAACCCTCGGAGGAGTATCAACACCTCTTATTGAAAGGAACACAACAATTCCAACCAAGAAGAGCCAGGTATTCTCTACTGCAGCTGACAGTCAGCCATCTGTAGAGATTCACGTACTTCAGGGTGAGAGAGGTATCGCATCAGGTAACAAGACTCTCGGAAGATTCACTCTTGACGGTATTCCACCTGCACCAAGGGGTATTCCACAGATCGAGGTTACATTCGATATCGATGCAAACGGTATCCTTCATGTCAATGCAAAGGACAAGGGAACCGGCAAGGAGCAGTCTATCTCTATCCAGAAGCCAGGCGGACTTTCTGATGAAGAAATTGACCAAATGGTAAAGGATGCAGAATTGCATGCTGAAGAAGACAAGAAGCGCAAGGAAGAGGTTGAGGTAAAGAACGAAGCTGAATCTCTTGTAAATGCTGCTGAAAAGACTCTCAAGGAAGCAGATGATATAGCAACTGCTGAGCAAAAATCAAAGATTGAGGCAACTATTGCTGATCTTAAGGCTGCTCTTGAAAGTGGTGATATTGAAGATATCAAGTCAAAGACAGAAGCACTTCAAACAGCTGTCTACGATGTCTCTGCTGCAATGTACCAGAAGGCACAGGAAGAAGCTGCAGCTGCAGCCTCTACATCGGAAGGTTCCGAACCATCTGCAGGCTCTGGTGAGGAGACGATTGTAGATGCGGATTACGAAGTAGTTGATGACGATAAGTAA
- a CDS encoding winged helix-turn-helix domain-containing protein, with the protein MKQDHDYESELSDIRLKLSDIHNDIRSFINSSNHQNFDSVVQNLKDDYSGVIVRHLMEDAGKGLEKNMVKKCEMRGECKTLLSNVLQKNAGLIGKGNVKESSIEENRLELKKLRTMVPYDKCDICFAEASDIMSRQVTLMRSMRIYEINKEKRQDLSQLPPEVVVDDILEPLCHQKRFDILKAISGETRSFSALSNLTGLRGGNLLFHLQKLVEKGMIIQRHERGDYMITGKGFKVMEGVSSIYSALNSSLGEDKRYQ; encoded by the coding sequence ATGAAACAAGATCATGATTATGAGTCGGAACTTTCCGATATAAGACTCAAGCTTTCTGATATTCATAACGACATAAGGTCATTTATCAATTCGTCCAATCACCAGAACTTTGATTCAGTGGTCCAGAACCTGAAAGATGACTATTCAGGTGTTATTGTTCGTCATCTTATGGAAGATGCTGGCAAAGGCCTTGAAAAGAATATGGTGAAAAAGTGTGAGATGCGTGGTGAGTGTAAAACTCTTCTATCAAATGTATTACAAAAAAATGCAGGCCTTATAGGAAAAGGGAATGTAAAAGAATCTTCCATAGAGGAGAACCGTCTTGAGCTGAAAAAGCTTCGTACCATGGTTCCATACGACAAGTGTGACATATGTTTTGCCGAGGCTTCGGATATAATGTCAAGGCAGGTTACCTTAATGCGTTCCATGAGGATATACGAGATCAACAAGGAAAAGCGTCAGGATCTCAGCCAGCTTCCTCCTGAAGTAGTGGTTGATGATATACTGGAGCCTCTGTGTCACCAGAAGCGTTTCGATATACTAAAAGCCATTTCCGGTGAAACCCGGAGTTTTTCCGCTCTTTCTAATCTGACCGGTCTGCGCGGTGGAAACCTGCTATTCCACCTTCAGAAACTGGTAGAAAAAGGAATGATAATTCAGCGTCATGAGAGGGGAGATTACATGATAACCGGTAAAGGATTCAAGGTCATGGAGGGTGTGAGCAGTATTTACTCTGCTTTGAATTCTTCTCTGGGTGAAGATAAAAGATATCAGTAA
- the trkA gene encoding Trk system potassium transporter TrkA, translating into MKIVIIGAGEVGYHIAKALYQTNDVVVIDQSEEACERADELDVHVLHGNGANVSILQDVLEGAGLLVAVTGSDEVNIVACMASKLIVKDKDRLKTVARVSNPDYIDKPVAKRSQIGIDIMVCPELSLASEVARILAIPSAIDADYFADGKVEMMEFVVPDDHYLVDKPMQELHLANCCIVSALFRDSEVIIPHGKDIIKGNDHIVVIGKPASMKEVRDMFGEKVGKRSKVMIIGGGIVGFYLAKLVAKSEFDLKIIESDKERSAVIAEELPDVLVLNGDGTDIHLLKEEGVSEMDVVISVTNSDEKNLLCSLLAKQLGVKKVIARSDRSDYVSLFEMVGVDSAVSPRQATVNEVLKLTFGQGIESITTIEGEKAEIIEYTTSKKSKIVGKPLKNVKFPAGAIVSMVVHKGNTVVPRGEYVIEEGDRVVVFSLQSANAEVEKLFK; encoded by the coding sequence ATGAAAATCGTAATAATTGGTGCTGGTGAGGTTGGCTATCATATCGCAAAAGCACTCTACCAGACGAACGATGTTGTTGTTATAGACCAGAGCGAAGAAGCATGCGAGCGTGCAGACGAGCTTGATGTTCACGTTTTGCATGGCAATGGTGCCAATGTCTCTATTCTCCAGGATGTTCTTGAGGGAGCCGGCCTATTGGTGGCTGTGACCGGTTCTGATGAGGTTAATATAGTTGCCTGTATGGCATCCAAACTCATTGTCAAGGATAAAGACAGGTTAAAAACGGTGGCCAGGGTCAGTAATCCTGATTACATCGATAAGCCTGTGGCAAAAAGATCTCAGATTGGCATAGATATTATGGTGTGTCCTGAACTGTCTCTGGCTTCTGAAGTTGCCCGGATACTTGCTATTCCTTCTGCCATTGATGCGGATTATTTTGCAGATGGTAAGGTTGAGATGATGGAATTTGTGGTTCCTGATGATCATTATCTTGTGGATAAGCCTATGCAGGAACTCCATCTTGCAAATTGCTGTATTGTGAGTGCTCTTTTCAGGGATTCAGAAGTCATAATTCCACATGGTAAGGATATCATAAAAGGCAATGATCATATTGTTGTCATTGGAAAACCAGCTTCAATGAAAGAAGTGCGTGACATGTTCGGTGAGAAGGTCGGCAAAAGAAGCAAAGTAATGATAATTGGTGGCGGAATTGTAGGTTTCTATCTTGCAAAGCTGGTTGCGAAGAGTGAATTCGATCTGAAGATCATAGAATCTGATAAAGAAAGGTCTGCGGTTATAGCAGAAGAACTTCCTGATGTCCTCGTCCTCAATGGTGATGGAACTGATATCCACCTCTTAAAAGAGGAAGGCGTTTCTGAAATGGATGTTGTCATATCAGTCACTAATAGTGATGAAAAGAACCTTTTATGTTCATTGCTCGCCAAACAGCTTGGGGTGAAAAAAGTCATAGCAAGATCAGATCGGTCTGATTATGTTTCCCTTTTTGAAATGGTTGGTGTGGATAGCGCAGTAAGTCCAAGGCAGGCAACAGTAAATGAAGTTCTAAAACTGACTTTTGGCCAGGGGATTGAATCTATCACGACTATTGAAGGCGAAAAGGCCGAGATCATTGAGTATACCACTTCAAAGAAGTCAAAGATCGTAGGAAAGCCCTTGAAAAATGTGAAATTCCCTGCTGGTGCTATTGTCAGTATGGTTGTACATAAAGGTAATACAGTGGTCCCGCGTGGCGAATATGTTATTGAGGAAGGCGACAGGGTAGTGGTATTTTCCCTGCAGTCTGCAAATGCAGAGGTAGAGAAACTCTTCAAGTGA
- a CDS encoding CxxC-x17-CxxC domain-containing protein produces the protein MRDNRSGGSRGGNDRNDGGFRGGSRGGNGGYRGGNGGGNFRSSGPREMHKATCADCNQETEVPFKPTEGRPVYCRECFQNHRPPKRY, from the coding sequence ATGAGAGACAATAGAAGCGGTGGCTCCAGAGGCGGAAACGACAGAAATGATGGCGGATTCAGAGGAGGCTCCAGAGGCGGAAACGGAGGCTATAGAGGCGGAAACGGAGGCGGAAACTTCAGATCATCCGGCCCTAGAGAGATGCACAAGGCAACCTGCGCAGACTGCAACCAGGAAACTGAAGTACCATTCAAGCCAACTGAAGGCAGACCTGTTTACTGCAGGGAATGCTTCCAGAACCACAGACCACCTAAGAGATATTAG